The Flammeovirga yaeyamensis genome segment TATGAAGAAGAAGCTAATGCTGGCACTCCAGAGTTAATGAACAAAAACTTTATCGTAACTAACGATAACGTGGATGGGAAAAGTATTGGTGAGCTAAATATACGTTTCATGACAAAAGCGAATGTTTCTCGTGTGATGGAACCTAACAATAATGAAAGTAAACCTCCTACAAAAGAAACAATTTTACATAAGGGTGATCTTGTAAAGGCAGTAGGTACACAAGACGCTTTAAAACGTGTTGAATTACTCTTAGGAGAAGTTACTGATAAGAAAATCCCTCGTTCTGGTTTACATGAAATCCGTTGGTTTGTGGTTTCATCAAGAAATATCGTAGGTAAATCATTAGGTGAGCTAGATCTTCATAATAACTATTTGGCTACTGTTACAAGAGTAAGAAGAGCTGGTTTGGATCTAACTCCACGTCCCTCAACTAAATTAAGATTTGGTGATAAAATTCTAATTTCATCTACGAAAGGTAACGTTGAAGGCTTGACTGAACTATTCGGTGACAGTATCAAAATGGTAGAAACGCCAAGTTTCTTACCTGTAGCCTTGGGTATTATCGTAGGTGTATTACTTGGTAAAATTGAAATTCCTCTATTCGGAGGTACATCCTTCTCACTTGGTTTAACAGGTGGTGTGTTAATGGCTGCATTAGGTTTAAGTAGATTAGGTAAAACAGGTCCAATTATTTGGCACTTACCATCAAACGCAAATGCACTATTAAGACAATTTGGTTTATTACTTTTCCTAACTCCAGTAGGTGTTGGTGCAGGTTCTAAACTAGTAGCTACTATTAGTGAATATGGTTTCCAACTATTCGGTATTGGTGCTTTAATTACACTGGTACCTATGTTAATTGTTACCCTTTTAGGACACTTTGTTTTCAAAGTAAACTTCCTTTCTTTAATGGGTGCACTAACAGGTGGTATGACCTCTACTCCTGGTCTATCTGCAATGGATAATATGACAGAAAGCGATGCTCCTCAAGTAGCATACGCTACAGTATATCCTTTCGCATTGGTAGCCATTATCATTGTCGCACAGATAATTGGAGGTTTATAGCATAAATTATTATATTTGTAATAACAATACCTTAAATATCCCTTCACCTGTTGAATTCTTCAGCAGGTGTTTTTTTATGTCGATGCAAAACAAGGGATTTCACCTCCACTCTCAATATATTGCAAAATTACCCACTTCGTTTCTTAGTTCCTTAGTTTCTTAGTTATGAACGCGAGGTCAGGAGACCTCTAACGTCTATGGGCACAGATGACGCTATCGCTTAACATCTGCGCCAGTTTTACTTCTTCCCTCTTACTTCTTACTTAAAACTAGCGTTAATTTTGCTCCTGCTACCTGCTACCTAAAAATGTATTTATATTGGTAAATCCACCATCAATATCCACACCATGCAAGCTAAAGGCATCTTTTTCCCATAATTATACATATTTAGCCAATAATTTTACATCAAAATACTGTATTTAATCCTCCATCTTTGTAAAGTCAAAAAACTAAAAAAGGAGGACACTATGCATTACGAAGGAAAAATTTATCGCCCATGGATAGAATCTGAAAGTTTACTTATCCAAACAACTATAGGCTGTACACACAATACTTGTACGTTTTGTGATATGTTCAGAGAAAAGAAGTTTAGAAAAAGAAAGCTAGAAGATGTCTTTAAAGATATTGAAGAAGCGAGAACATTGTACCCCTATGTTCACTCTATTTTCCTTACCGATGGTAATGTAATGGTTTTAAAAACCGATTATCTATTACAAGTAATACAAAAGATCAAGGAAACTTTTCCTGAATTAGAAAGAATAGCTTTATATAGTAGCTACAACGATTTAAACAGAAAGTCAGTTGAAGAGTTAACCATTCTAAGAGAAGCAGGTTTAACAATGGCTTATATTGGTTTAGAATCAGGTGATCAGCAAACTTTAGATTTTGTTGAGAAAGGTCTAGATCACAATGAGATCATCAATGGTGCTAGAAAAGCCAAAGAAGCTGGAATACGTACTTTAGCTTCATTCATCTTCGGTTTGGGAGGTAAGTATCGTTCTGAGGAACATATTAAAGAAACGACTGATCTATTGAATATCATTCAGCCAGAAGAAATTGCTCCAATGGCTTTGGCTTTACAGCCAGGTACAACTTTGGAACAACAAGCTAGGGATGGTGAGTTTATTCTGGCATCGCCGCTTCAAATATTAGAAGAAGAGAAATATTTGATAGAGCATATGACTTTCGATACGATGTATTGGGGTGATCATGGCAATAATTTAACTCCTATGAAAGGGATGTTTATGGAAAATAAAGATCGTTTCTTAACTTACTTAGAACATGCGAGACAATATCATCCGGAGATCCATAAAGAAACACTAAGAACCTTCGCTTGGTAAGAAATTTCTCATTTAGAAAATAGAAATAGCGTTTGATAAATCTAAAAGTTTATCAAACGCTGATATAAAAATCCAAAACATGAAAAAAACAATCTTTATTACTGGAAGTACTGACGGTATTGGAAAACTAGCTGCTATAAAATTGGCTTCAGATGGACATGAAGTATACATACACGGCAGAAATGAAAATAAATTAAAGGCAGTCATTGAAGAAATCAAAGCACAATCGAACAACCAAAATATAGATGGTTTTGTGGCTGATCTATCTTCTTTTTTTGAAGTTAAAAAACTAGCTTCTGATGTAAAGAATAAGCTTAAGAAGTTAGATATCCTGATCAATAATGCGGGTGTTTACTATGGCGGAAGTTTAAAAAACGAAAATGGACTGGACTTACGTTTTGTCGTAAACTATTTTGCACCTTACCTACTCACCAAAGAGCTATTAGAACTATTGAAAAAAGGTGATGCTCCAAGGTTAATTAATTTAAGTTCTGCAGCTCAATCGCCAGTATCGATACCTGCATTACAGGGAACACAAGATATTTCTGAAAATGCTTCCTATGCTCAAAGTAAATTGGCTTTAACTCAGTGGTCATTTAATATGGCTGAAGAAGAAAAAGGCATTACTGTGATTGCCGTTAACCCAGGTTCTTTACTAAACACCAATATGGTGAAAGAAGCTTATGGTAAATTTTGGTCATCAGCTGATAAAGGAGGAAATATATTGTATGAATTGGCTGTAGATGATACCTATAAAAATAAGTCAGGTATCTACTTTGATAACGACCAAGAACAAATTGGCCGTGCACATGCTGATGCTTATAACTCATCAAAAAACCACAATTTAATTCAAGAAACAGAGTCTATATTGAGTAATTTATAAGGAAATGATCACACAATCGTTACAAAGAATATTTGAAATTCATATTGAAGAATTATCAGTTTGGGAAAAAAGACCACACAAACACAACTTTTTTGAAATCGTGTATATCGAAAAAGGAAGTGGCTACCAGTGCATTAATGATCATGAATTTGAATACAAGGAAGGTAATATTTTCTTGCTTCCACCACTCGATTGTCATTCATTCAAAATAAAAGAAACCACACGGTTTATGTTCATCCGTTTTACAGATCATTATTTTATGAATAGTGATGGTAAAACGGATTACAACCGTTGGTTTGAACAAATTTCTTATATCATTGCTCATTACAATAAAGTTGCAGGTGATATTATCTCTTCAGAAAGTGAGCGTCAGTTTCTTATTCAGAACTTGAATATGATCTACAGAGAATCACTTAAAACGGATGTATACTCAAAATCTATCATTAACAGTATTCTTGTGACTGTCCTTGAATTGTTAGGTAGGAACATTGAGGAAAAATATCTCAAAGAAACCCAAATATCTGATAGTAAATTCACTGAAATACTTCGGTTCATCAATCAGAATATTACGAATACTGAACAACTGAAAATACCTTATTTAGCTGAGAAATTTAATGTATCGAAAACTTATTTTTCTGAATACTTTAAGAAGAACGCTCAGATGAGCTTGGTGGATTACATCATCAAAGCGAAGCTTAGAATTGTTGAGACAAAAATTAAGCATACCGATCTGTCTCTAAAAGAAATTGCCTATCAGCTTAACTTTACGGACAGCAGTCATTTATCAAAATCATTTA includes the following:
- a CDS encoding aspartate:alanine exchanger family transporter, coding for MFYTLLKSDYVALFAIIAFGILLGKISVKGVSFGLSAVIFVAMFYGYLTNALGFDDFQIPGIIQKVGLLLFIFTIGMQAGPSFFEAFKSQGSKLIILAIVSVVVGGIVTFALGVAFDVDFKIAVGLLTGALTSTPGLAAAIESSQSPLASIGYGIAYPFGVIGVILFVKLAPKFFGVKVEDEERKYEEEANAGTPELMNKNFIVTNDNVDGKSIGELNIRFMTKANVSRVMEPNNNESKPPTKETILHKGDLVKAVGTQDALKRVELLLGEVTDKKIPRSGLHEIRWFVVSSRNIVGKSLGELDLHNNYLATVTRVRRAGLDLTPRPSTKLRFGDKILISSTKGNVEGLTELFGDSIKMVETPSFLPVALGIIVGVLLGKIEIPLFGGTSFSLGLTGGVLMAALGLSRLGKTGPIIWHLPSNANALLRQFGLLLFLTPVGVGAGSKLVATISEYGFQLFGIGALITLVPMLIVTLLGHFVFKVNFLSLMGALTGGMTSTPGLSAMDNMTESDAPQVAYATVYPFALVAIIIVAQIIGGL
- a CDS encoding B12-binding domain-containing radical SAM protein, yielding MHYEGKIYRPWIESESLLIQTTIGCTHNTCTFCDMFREKKFRKRKLEDVFKDIEEARTLYPYVHSIFLTDGNVMVLKTDYLLQVIQKIKETFPELERIALYSSYNDLNRKSVEELTILREAGLTMAYIGLESGDQQTLDFVEKGLDHNEIINGARKAKEAGIRTLASFIFGLGGKYRSEEHIKETTDLLNIIQPEEIAPMALALQPGTTLEQQARDGEFILASPLQILEEEKYLIEHMTFDTMYWGDHGNNLTPMKGMFMENKDRFLTYLEHARQYHPEIHKETLRTFAW
- a CDS encoding SDR family NAD(P)-dependent oxidoreductase encodes the protein MKKTIFITGSTDGIGKLAAIKLASDGHEVYIHGRNENKLKAVIEEIKAQSNNQNIDGFVADLSSFFEVKKLASDVKNKLKKLDILINNAGVYYGGSLKNENGLDLRFVVNYFAPYLLTKELLELLKKGDAPRLINLSSAAQSPVSIPALQGTQDISENASYAQSKLALTQWSFNMAEEEKGITVIAVNPGSLLNTNMVKEAYGKFWSSADKGGNILYELAVDDTYKNKSGIYFDNDQEQIGRAHADAYNSSKNHNLIQETESILSNL
- a CDS encoding AraC family transcriptional regulator encodes the protein MITQSLQRIFEIHIEELSVWEKRPHKHNFFEIVYIEKGSGYQCINDHEFEYKEGNIFLLPPLDCHSFKIKETTRFMFIRFTDHYFMNSDGKTDYNRWFEQISYIIAHYNKVAGDIISSESERQFLIQNLNMIYRESLKTDVYSKSIINSILVTVLELLGRNIEEKYLKETQISDSKFTEILRFINQNITNTEQLKIPYLAEKFNVSKTYFSEYFKKNAQMSLVDYIIKAKLRIVETKIKHTDLSLKEIAYQLNFTDSSHLSKSFKKMYGMSIRDFRNTQVC